The Vicia villosa cultivar HV-30 ecotype Madison, WI linkage group LG1, Vvil1.0, whole genome shotgun sequence genome includes a region encoding these proteins:
- the LOC131616963 gene encoding putative F-box protein PP2-B12, with amino-acid sequence METEMKTKNEEEKNTIEVLPEECIANILSLTDPLDSCKFSVVSKDFCSASESDIVWDHFLPSDLISIISESQSGSSLLATSPSKKTLYLTLSDNPVIIDNGKKSFQLEKQSGKKIYMLSARDLSIAWGDTPTYWDWITLPESRFKDVARLRYVWWFEIYGKISTRVLSSNTRYAAILVFKLMDPDDFDVIPVELTIDKSEDRISTKQVWLDPNFDKERDSELLGLESPKLRSDGWLEIEIGEFFSSGIQDEVIQMGVVEIKAGRTKGGFILEGIEIRPIN; translated from the exons ATGGAGACAGAGATGAAAacgaagaatgaagaagaaaaaaacacgATAGAGGTTCTTCCAGAGGAATGCATTGCTAACATATTGTCGCTAACAGATCCATTGGATTCATGTAAGTTCTCCGTTGTTTCCAAGGACTTTTGTTCTGCCTCTGAATCAGACATTGTTTGGGATCATTTTCTTCCATCTGATTTGATCTCAATCATTTCTGAGTCTCAATCTGGATCCTCTTTGCTAGCCACCTCTCCCTCTAAGAAGACCCTCTATCTTACTCTCTCTGATAATCCCGTCATTATCGACAATGGTAAAAAG AGCTTTCAGTTAGAGAAACAAAGTGGTAAAAAGATATACATGCTTAGTGCTAGAGATCTCTCCATTGCTTGGGGTGACACTCCTACCTATTGGGATTGGATAACTCTACCAGAGTCCAG ATTCAAAGACGTTGCTAGGCTACGTTATGTGTGGTGGTTTGAAATTTATGGGAAAATTAGCACCCGTGTTTTGTCCTCAAATACCCGATATGCAGCTATTCTTGTGTTCAAATTGATGGATCCCGATGATTTTGATGTTATTCCTGTGGAATTAACCATTGATAAATCTGAAGACCGCATATCTACAAAACAAGTTTGGTTAGATCCAAACTTTGATAAGGAACGAGACAGTGAGTTATTGGGGCTAGAGAGTCCAAAACTGAGAAGTGATGGGTGGTTGGAGATCGAGATTGGAGAGTTCTTCAGTTCAGGCATACAAGATGAAGTCATTCAGATGGGTGTTGTCGAGATTAAGGCTGGTCGTACAAAGGGTGGTTTCATTCTCGAAGGAATAGAAATAAGACCTATAAATTAG